In a genomic window of Quercus lobata isolate SW786 chromosome 4, ValleyOak3.0 Primary Assembly, whole genome shotgun sequence:
- the LOC115985277 gene encoding uncharacterized protein LOC115985277 has product MQREIDELKRELRHAQRRRSSPNSEPSSEETNDASYRQRSRTPPSETFSYDEEHHHRRRYKSPPCKGLRNNAMNKILSQVSKSPFTRNIEDASLPRRFHQPTFIIYNGRIDPVEHVSHFSQRMSVHSKDEALMCKVFPSNLGPMAMRWFNGLKANSIDSFKKLTQAFSARFITCSRVPRPLGSLLSMSMWEGETLKAYSNRYWEMFNEVEGDYDDVAISTFKAGLPAEYDLRKSLMSKPITSVRQLMDRIDKYRRVEEDQLQGKGKAKVIPQEMRDFRLDRYNNNRPWKDFVGQPGSANTQVVKAMFREPVQQVLEKI; this is encoded by the coding sequence ATGCAACGTGAAATCGACGAGTTGAAGAGGGAGTTGCGTCATGCTCAGCGAAGACGTTCATCGCCCAACTCCGAACCATCCTCTGAAGAGACAAATGATGCTAGTTATAGGCAGAGATCCAGAACACCGCCCAGCGAGACCTTTTCCTACGACGAGGAGCACCACCATAGACGTAGATACAAAAGCCCGCCTTGCAAAGGCTTGAGGAACAATGCCATGAACAAGATTCTGAGTCAAGTTTCTAAATCACCCTTCACACGAAACATAGAAGATGCAAGTCTTCCTCGGCGATTTCATCAACCTACGTTCATCATTTATAATGGTCGAATAGATCCGGTAGAACATGTCAGCCATTTCAGTCAAAGGATGTCCGTTCACTCCAAagatgaggccttgatgtgtaaggtcTTTCCATCTAACTTGGGCCcgatggcgatgaggtggttcaacggttTAAAGGCGAACTCTATTGACTCCTTTAAGAAACTCACCCAGGCTTTTAGTGCTCGCTTTATTACTTGtagcagggttcctcggcctttgggatccTTATTATCTATGTCCATGTGGGAGGGTGAGACTCTGAAGGCTTATTCAAAtagatactgggagatgtttaacGAAGTAGAAGGAGATTACGATGATGTGGCCATTAGCACTTTTAAGGCTGGTCTTCCAGCTGAGTATGATTTGAGGAAATCTCTAATGAGTAAACCTATTACCAGTGTACGCCAACTGATGGATCGAATTGACAAGTATagaagagtagaagaagaccaactgcaggggaaaggaaaggctaaggtgATCCCTCAagagatgagggatttcaggttGGACCGGTACAATAATAACCGACCTTGGAAAGACTTTGTTGGGCAGCCAGGATCTGCCAACACCCAGGTGGTTAAAGCTATGTTTCGAGAGCCAGTgcaacaggtactggagaagATTTAG
- the LOC115985278 gene encoding uncharacterized protein LOC115985278 → MSVSRCPVEESSSMPNRAKIGILLVLGFSNKDKVGTIQPHDDALVVTLRIGGYDEKRVTIDQGSAADIMYPDLYRRLNLKHENLTAYNSPLVSFEGKMVIPKGQIRLPMQTGTDVVEVDFIDIDVFSPYTAIMGRP, encoded by the coding sequence ATGTCGGTATCCCGTTGTCCGGTCGAGGAGTCTAGTTCAATGCCTAATAGAGCCAAGATAGGCATCCTATTAGTGTTAGGTTTTTCAAATAAGGACAAagttggaaccatacagccccatgatgatgctctaGTGGTTACGCTGAGAATTGGTGGGTATGACGAGAAAAGGGTGACGATTGACCAAGGCAGCGCTGCTGACATAATGTACCCTGACTTGTATAGGAGGCTAAACTTGAAACATGAAAACTTAACAGCCTACAATTCTCCTCTGGTCAGTTTTGAGGGTAAAATGGTCATCCCAAAAGGTCAGATCAGATTACCTATGCAGACCGGCACAGATGTGGTGGAAGTGGACTTCATCGACATAGATGTTTTCTCTCCCTACACGGCCATTATGGGCAGACCCTGA